AAACGTTGCACCACCAACGATAACTGCACCATCGACCAACTCACCATCTTTGACCTGACGCGCCCCAACGCACGGCCCACACACATACATTTTGCCACCAGCTTCTGCATATAAACCAATCATATCAACCAATGTTGGAAAACCTTTTGCTGCCACATGTTCTGCAATCCCTTTAATCATCAACATGCTACCGTTGCCTTGGAATCCCATCACCACCTCTACATCGGATGCTTGCGCAGACGTTGCCATTACAAAAGGAATGGTTGCCAATTCTGGATTTTCAGGACCATTCGTAACCATGATGAACAGTTTTTTCTTAGCCTCTGACATTTTGATTTCTCCTGTTATCAACAGCTTCAAATACAATTTCATACTGGCACAAGTTACCAACACCAGAATTGATATGCGTCATAAACAGGTCACAGAAGCGTCAAACAAATCCCCCACAATCATAGCGTACACCTGCCTTCAGCGCGAAAACGTATTACAAAGCACCAAACAATCAAGGAATGTCAGATGACTGCTGCCCTAGCTTCAGAATACCAACGCATCCGCCACACCAGCGCGGCGATTTGCGCCCCGCTTGCCCGTGACGATTACCAACTGCAAAGCATTGTCGAAACCAGCCCCCCAAAATGGCATTTGGGGCATGTGACTTGGTTTTTTGAAACCTTTTTGCTGCAAGCGTTTGTGAAAAATTACCAGCCATTTCGCGCCGAATATAACTACCTGTTCAACTCGTATTACCAAACCGTTGGCTCAATGCAACCCCGTGCCGAACGCGGCTTAATGTCACGCCCAACGGTGGAAGACGTCTACGCCTACCGTGCTGCGATTGATGAGCGCATGATGGCATTGCTAAGCGACGCTGACCCCAGCCAAGCGCAAGCCATCGCCGCACGGGTCACGCTCGGCTTGCACCACGAACAGCAACACCAAGAACTACTGTACATGGACATTAAGCACAATTTCTGGCGCAACCCACTCCGCCCGATTTACCTACCCAAAACCTTACCCGTGCGCGAAGCCACCCCGCTAACATGGGAAACCAGCGTAGGGGGTTTGCTGGAAAGCGGTTTCGACGGCGACAGTTTCGCCTACGACAACGAACGCCCGCAACACAAGGTCTGGCTTGACCTCCACCGCCTTGCTTCGCGCTTGACCACCAATGCCGAATACCTCGCCTTCATAGAAGACGGCGGCTACCAACGCGCCGAACTGTGGCTGGCGGATGGCTGGTATCACCGCAAGCAACACGGCTGGCAAGCGCCCTTGTATTGGGAACAGCGTGACGGGCAGTGGTACGAATTCACCCTGCACGGTTTTGAACCGCTCAACCTTGCCGCGCCCGTTGCCCACACCAGCTATTACGAAGCCGATGCCTTCGCCCGCTGGTCAGGCAAACGCTTGCCGCTGGAAGCCGAACTCGAACACAAATTGCGCGAATTGCCAATCACTGGGCATTTCACCGACAGCAATACCTTCCACCCGCAAGCAGGCACGGGGCAACACTACGGCTCGCTGTGGGAATGGACAGCCTCGCCCTATACCGCCTACCCGCGTTTCAAGCCGCTGGAAGGCAGCATGGGCGAATATAACGGTAAATTCATGTGCAACCAGTGGGTATTGCGCGGCGGCGCGTGTATAACCCCAGCCGACCATATTCGCCCGACATACCGAAACTTTTTTTACCCCCACGACCGCTGGCAGTTCAGCGGTATCCGTCTCGCGGAGGACGTATGAACGCTATTTGCCCCAAAGCCACCAAGGTCAGCTTCCACGATTACCAGCCGGAGTTGGACAATTTCCGGCAAACCGTGCTGAACGGGTTGGCACACGAACACAAACAGATTCCGCCGAAATTCTTCTACGATGAACGCGGTTCGCAATTGTTTGAAGCGATTTTGGAACAGCCTGAATACTACGTGCCACACGTCGAAAAGCAGTTGTACCGCGATTATGCGGCGGACATGGCGGCGTTAATCGGTGAGGATGCTGTGCTGATCGAACCCGGTAGCGGCAGTTGTGAGAAGGTGCAATTGTTGCTGGATGCGTTGCGCCCGGCGGCGTATGTGCCGATGGATATTTCCGGCGATTTTCTGCGCCAATCGGCAGCAACCTTGGGGGCGGCGTTTCCGTGGTTGCACGTTCATGCGGCGTGTTTGGATTTCACCCGCGAATTGCATTTGCCGCAAAACGTACCCACGGGGCGGCGCGTGGTGTTCATCCCCGGCTCTAGCTTGGGCAATTTCGATTTACCGGAAGCACAGCATTTTCTGTTCAATATCGCGCAATTGGTCGGCAAAGGCGGCGGCTTGTTGATTGGGGTAGACCGTAAGAAAGATAAAGCGGTGCTGGAAACGGCGTATAACGATGCGGCAGGTGTGACGGCGGCGTTTAATCTGAATTTGTTGGTGCGCATTAATAACGAGTTGGAAGGCACGTTCGACCTCGACCAGTTTGCACATTATGCGTGCTACAACGAGGCAATGGGGCGGATTGAGATGCATCTTACCAGCCTGCAAGACCAAAGCGTGCAAGTGGCGGGTAGAACTTTCCACTTTGCGCAAGGCGAACGCATCCACACCGAAAATTCCTACAAATACCACCCTGAGGAATTCATCACGCTGGCAACAGCAGCAGGCTTCAAATGTGAGCAACATTGGACAGATGCTGCTAATCTCTTCGGCATCTACTACTGCACCGTGTGAACCCGCCATGCCGACACCTGAAAGCCGCTTCCCTGCCCTGCAAAACTGTTTGTATTTGAATCACGCAGCGGTTGCCCCCTGGCCGCAAGTCACCGCCGATGCTGTGCAAGCGTTTGCGGCAGAAAATGCACGCCAAGGCACGCTCAATTACCCGCACTGGCTGACGGTGGAACAAGCCTTGCGCGAACAAGCGCGTGCATTGCTGAATGCCCCCGCCGCAGGCGATATTGCGCTGGTAAAAAATACCTCGGAAGGCTTGTCATTTGTCGCCTACGGGCTGGACTGGCACGCGGGCGATAATGTGGTAGGGATTCGTCAGGAATTTCCTTCCAACCGCTACGTGTGGCAATCGCTGGCAAACCAAGGTGTGGAATTCCGCCAATTGGATTTGCGCGAATACCCCGATGATCCCGAAACGGCATTGCTGGCATTGTGCGATGCACGTACCCGTTTGATCAGCATTAGTGCGGTGCAATACACCAACGGCTTGCGCATGGATTTAGCCAAAATCGGGGCATTTTGCCGCGCCAAGGGCATTCTGTTTTGCGTGGATGCCATTCAGCAACTCGGCGCAATCCCGTTTGATGTGCAGCAAGTGCAAGCCGATTTTGTAGTGGCGGATGGACATAAGTGGATGCTGGGCGCGGAAGGCTTGGCACTGTTTTACGTGCGCCGTGAGGTATTGGAGTCTTTGCGCTTAACCCAATACGGCTGGCACATGGCGGAAGGTTTAACCGATTACACGATGGAAGACTACCAGCCAGCGTTGGATGCGCGGCGGTTTGAATGCGGTAGCCCAAATATGTTGGGGATTCATGCGCTACAGGCCAGCCTTGGGGTATTGCTGGAAATTGGCATGGATGCGGTGTGGGAACAGCTTAGTACGCGGGTGCAATATTTGCTGGATGGTTTGCAAGCCTTGCCAGATATGGAAGTCCTCAGTGATTTGCGGGCGGAACGGCGTTCCGGCATTGTGACGTTCCGCTCCCGCCGCGAGACCAATGAAGCGCTGTTCCAACGTTTACAAACACAGGGGATTTTCTGTGCCACACGCGGCGGTGGAATTCGACTTTCGCCGCATTTCTACACACCGTTCGCGCAATTACAACAGGTGTTAGACGTGCTCAAAACAAGCCCTTGAGTTTGTTTTTCAACTCATCTTGCAAGCGTTGCTCAAGCTTTTCGACTTCGCTTTGCACGTCTTGCTGGACGCGCTCTTTGACTTCATTACCCTTTTGCTTGAGCGCATCGAGTTGTTCTTGCTTTTCGGTCTCGAAACGCCCCTTCAACTTGGATTTCTCCTTGTCGAGTTCGCGCTGTGCAATTGCCTTGAGCAATACATCCAGCTCCAATTCGTAGCTGGGCTTACCCCATGCGCCATGAATATGCAAAGGTGCAAATAAGTCGTCTGCGTTGTCCGGTTTAGGTTTTTCGCTAATGCGTAATTTAAAATCCAGCGATTCGGCGACGATATTCACATCGCCATTGCCTTTTACCTGAAAATGCGGCGCGAGCATCACGTTTTCATCGGTATGGAACACGCCTTGTTTGACTTGCCACTGCCCTTTCAATTGGGTGAAAGTGACTTCGGTTTCGCCCACCTCATTGACGCGCTCTTTTTCAAACAACTGAATCACTTCACGGGTTTTTTGCGCGAAATTGGCATCACGAATCGTGCCTTCATTCAACGTGAGGTCGATCGTGCCATTGAGATTTTGCTTGAAAGCTTGCTCATCGCCGACCACAGAATCGAATTTAGCAGTCATATCCAGCGCCCCCGTGACCAAACGATCATCGGTGAGGGCGAACAGCAATTCTTCGGTACGCAATTTTTTAACCGTGTGTTCGCTGCTGAAAGTCGCCGGAGTTTGCAGGGTATCGAGGTTAATTTCACCTTGATAAGCGCCTTTGAATAAAGTCCCCGTGGGAGTGAGTTTGACTTGCCCCTCTGTAAACTGCACGCCAAGCGTGGCCTGCTGCAA
The sequence above is drawn from the Thiothrix subterranea genome and encodes:
- the egtD gene encoding L-histidine N(alpha)-methyltransferase, coding for MNAICPKATKVSFHDYQPELDNFRQTVLNGLAHEHKQIPPKFFYDERGSQLFEAILEQPEYYVPHVEKQLYRDYAADMAALIGEDAVLIEPGSGSCEKVQLLLDALRPAAYVPMDISGDFLRQSAATLGAAFPWLHVHAACLDFTRELHLPQNVPTGRRVVFIPGSSLGNFDLPEAQHFLFNIAQLVGKGGGLLIGVDRKKDKAVLETAYNDAAGVTAAFNLNLLVRINNELEGTFDLDQFAHYACYNEAMGRIEMHLTSLQDQSVQVAGRTFHFAQGERIHTENSYKYHPEEFITLATAAGFKCEQHWTDAANLFGIYYCTV
- a CDS encoding aminotransferase class V-fold PLP-dependent enzyme; protein product: MSNIGQMLLISSASTTAPCEPAMPTPESRFPALQNCLYLNHAAVAPWPQVTADAVQAFAAENARQGTLNYPHWLTVEQALREQARALLNAPAAGDIALVKNTSEGLSFVAYGLDWHAGDNVVGIRQEFPSNRYVWQSLANQGVEFRQLDLREYPDDPETALLALCDARTRLISISAVQYTNGLRMDLAKIGAFCRAKGILFCVDAIQQLGAIPFDVQQVQADFVVADGHKWMLGAEGLALFYVRREVLESLRLTQYGWHMAEGLTDYTMEDYQPALDARRFECGSPNMLGIHALQASLGVLLEIGMDAVWEQLSTRVQYLLDGLQALPDMEVLSDLRAERRSGIVTFRSRRETNEALFQRLQTQGIFCATRGGGIRLSPHFYTPFAQLQQVLDVLKTSP
- the egtB gene encoding ergothioneine biosynthesis protein EgtB codes for the protein MTAALASEYQRIRHTSAAICAPLARDDYQLQSIVETSPPKWHLGHVTWFFETFLLQAFVKNYQPFRAEYNYLFNSYYQTVGSMQPRAERGLMSRPTVEDVYAYRAAIDERMMALLSDADPSQAQAIAARVTLGLHHEQQHQELLYMDIKHNFWRNPLRPIYLPKTLPVREATPLTWETSVGGLLESGFDGDSFAYDNERPQHKVWLDLHRLASRLTTNAEYLAFIEDGGYQRAELWLADGWYHRKQHGWQAPLYWEQRDGQWYEFTLHGFEPLNLAAPVAHTSYYEADAFARWSGKRLPLEAELEHKLRELPITGHFTDSNTFHPQAGTGQHYGSLWEWTASPYTAYPRFKPLEGSMGEYNGKFMCNQWVLRGGACITPADHIRPTYRNFFYPHDRWQFSGIRLAEDV
- a CDS encoding DsrE family protein, whose product is MKLYLKLLITGEIKMSEAKKKLFIMVTNGPENPELATIPFVMATSAQASDVEVVMGFQGNGSMLMIKGIAEHVAAKGFPTLVDMIGLYAEAGGKMYVCGPCVGARQVKDGELVDGAVIVGGATFVSECLDSTQSLIY